The Deltaproteobacteria bacterium genomic sequence CGGCAGGGAGATAGAGACCGAGGCCTGCGACGCCCAACGCGAGGAGGGCGGGGGCGATCATCATCCGTCGCGGCAGCGCCGGCGTTTGCGCGATCTCCGCATTGGCTGCGCCGAAGAGCATGCCGAACAGCGCGCGCGACATGACGACGAAGATGATGCCGAGACACAGCAGATATATGGCCATGACTGCATAGTGACCGTGCGCCACGCCGCGTTGCAGGATCAGGAATTCGCTGACGAACGGTGCGAACGGCGGAGCTCCGACAATGGCGAGTCCGCCGATGGCGAACAGTGTGCCGACGCGCGGCGCGGTCCGCAGTAATCCAGTCACATCGCCGATCACTTTCGTTCGGTACAGTGTCAAGATTTGCCCGGCGACCAAGAAGAGGAGGCCTTTGGTGAGCGAGTGATTGATGGCATGCAGCAGTCCTGCCGCACCCGCGCCCACGCCGACGGCCAACGCCAAAATGCCCATATGTTCGACGCTCGAATACGCCAGTAGGCGTTTGTAATCCCGCTGCCCCGCAATGAATGCAGTGGCGACGAGCAATGATACGAGACCGAACAGGATCAAGAGCCGATTCATGAACGCGCCCAGTCCTGCGGCATCCGCCACTTGATAAAAACGCACGATGCCGAGGAAGGCGCAATTCAGCAATGCCCCGGAGAGGAGCGCCGAGACAGGGGACGGGGCTTCGCTATGAGCATCGGGGAGCCAATTGTGCAGCGGGGCAAGCCCCATTTTGGTGCCGAAGCCGATCAGGACTAAGATGCAGCCGATCCGCAACCAACGCTGATCGAGCGCCGCGGCGTGATGGATGAGCGACGGCACGGTGAGATCGACGTGTGCCGCGCGTCCCGACGCGGCGACGAAGAAGAGCCCCAGCAGTGCCAGCGCGATCCCGACGGAACAAATGAGCAGATATTTCCACGCCGCCTCCAGTGCGCCCGGGTGGCGATGGTAATAAATGAGCGGCGCCGACGCGAGCGTCGTGGCCTCGACGGCCACCCAGAGCACGCCGAAATGCGGCGTGACCGTGGTGAGCGTCATCGCGGCGAGGAAGAAGAGCATGCACGGCGTGTACAGATGACTGACGCCGTCATCCAGCGTCGTCTCTTGCTCCTGTTGGAAATATCCGAGGCTGTAAATCGCGACGAGGAAAAATAGCACGCTGATGATCAGCAGAAAGACCTGACCGATCGGATCGAGTTGCAAAAAACTCTGCCACGAGACCGGCACTTGGCGGCCCCACGCCGTCAGCGTGGCCAACGTGCCGAGCGTGTGCCATGCCGCGCCGCCGACCAAGATCGCCCGCCGCGCCGCGCGCCGCCGTTCGCCGCGCACCAGCAGACTCGCGATCCCCAACGCCATCGGCCCCAGTACTAAGAACAACACGATCATTCGGTGTCCTTTAGTGTGGAGAGTGCCTTCGTGTTGATATGATCGAACGTCCGGTGAATGTGATAAATCATAATGCCCATCACGAAGACGCCGACCAGCAAATCGAGCAGTACGCCCAGTTCCACCGTCAGCGGGAAATCGGTCAGCAACGTGGAGCCGAACAGAAAAATCCCATTCTCCAATACCAGAAAGCCGATGATCTGCGAGACCGCTTGCGTGCGTGTAATCAGAATCAGAAAGCCGATCAGGAACGTGGCGAACGCGACGGGAATGGTGAGCGGGGAGAGGATCGTGGCCGGCAACGGCAACACGCGCGCGCTGGAAAAAGCGATCACGAGAATCAGCCCGCCGGTCAGCAGCGAGACATGCAGACTCACGCCCGGCTCGGCCTCTTGGCGCACCGCAGCCTCGCGAATGGATCGGTGCAACAGGACCGGAATCGCGATCGCCTTGATCACAAAGATCACGATCGCGAGCGGGATGCGATGCCAATTCGACATCTCGCCCTCCAACCACGGGATGGCCGCCAACAGCGCGCCTTGCACGGCCGCGAGGCGGATCGCTCCGGCCAAGCGCGCGCTACCGAGCAAGAAAAACGCCGTTAAGATGATGCCGATGAGGATCCAGTTCATAGTGTCAGTAGTGTGACCAGCAGCGCAAAGACCGCCATCACGAAGTTCGCCATCAGCAGTTGCGGGATTTTGACCAGCCGCCAGCGCGCCATCCCTGATTCGATCAGGCCGACGCCGATCGCCATTGCGCCCATTTTCACCAGCAGCCATCCCGCAGCGAGGAGTGGCGCATACGTCGGTTGCGGCCACCACAGGCCCGCCACCACGCTGAGAAACAGAAACAGTTTCAGCCCGCGCCCCAGTTCGATCAGCGCCAGATCGACGCCGCCATAGTCGAGGACCATCACTTCGTGGATCATCGTGAGTTCCAGATGGGTCGTCGGATCGTCGATCGGGAGCCGCGAATTTTCCGTTAGCAAGATGAGAAAGAAGATCAGCGCCAACAGGACCAAGATCGGTTGCAATCCCGCCGTGACGGGAATGCGCGACAGGATCGTGTCGAGTGACGTGGCATGGGTCAGGATCGCGAGCGTGATGAAGCCGAGGATCGCGGCCAATTCGGAGAGGGCGCCGAACGTGGCTTCCCGGCTCGCGCCCATCCCTTCGAAGCTGGAGCCGACATCGAACGCGGCGAGCAGCGTCGCGCAGCGCGCGAGGCCGAGGGCGTAGAGGAACAGCAGCAGATCGCCGGAAAAATGGAGCGGCGCGGCCCCGATGCCCGGCAACAGCGCGATGCAGAGGATCAATAGGGCTACGTTGACGACGGGCGCGAGCGGCAGGACCCACGAGGCCGTGTGACTATACACGGTTCCTTTGCGCAACAATTTGTTGAGGTCGCGATAGACTTGCAGCAACGGCGGCCCGCGTCGTCCTGCGACCAACGCCTTGGTCTTCGCGATCAGTCCGAACAACCCCGGCGCGACGAGGAGCGGCAGCAGAAAATGGAGTCCGAGCAGCAGCGGTTTAGATCCCAAACCAGACCTCCCAGAGGAGCAGTACTACGAGGGTCGCGAAAATGAAGGCCAGATAATCGCGAATTTGTCCCCGTTGCAGATGCCGCAACGCCCGTAGTCCGCGGGCGACTGTCCAGTAAAGCGGGGCATACAACGTTCGCTCCGCGATGTCGTCGACTCGTTCCGAAAACATCGCAGTGGTGGGGAAGAGTCCGTGCAAATGACTGCCGTGGGTCTGCGGGCGCAACAGCCCGCGAAACACCGCCCCCAACGGTTGGACGTACGATGCGCCGCTGTATTGCATCCGTGAGGTCGGCGCAGCAAATCCGCAATCCCACGTGAGGGCGCGCCGCGCGCCGGTACGCCGCCCGAGCCAGTGCCGCAGCAGCGCGAGTCCGGCGATCAACAGCACAATCCCCCATGCGGCGGCACACAACAGACGGAAGTCGTCGTGCAATGTCGCCAAGTCGCTCGGCGCCGCCATGCCCCAGATCTCGCACACCGCCTGCGTCGTGCGCATCAGCCACGGCCAAAGCACCAACGGAAACAGTCCGATCCCAACACAGAGCGTGGCCGCCGTCCACAATGCTCCGCGCATCGTGCCGCCGGCGTCGTGGAGTGCAGGGAGTGGGGTGCGCGGAGCGCCGAGAAACACCGTGCCGAAGGTCTTCGTGAACGCGACCAGTGCCAGACCGCCGGCCAGCGTGAGCGCCAGCATGCCGCCGCATGCCAGAAACAGTGGCACATGGTGCAATTCCTGACAGGCGCGCAGCAAGCCCAGATACAACACCCATTCGCTGACGAAGCCGTTCAACGGCGGCAGTCCGCTGCCCGCCACCGTCCCGATGGCAGCCGCAGCGCCGGTGATCGGCAACTGCCGTAACAAGCCGCCGAGCCGGTCTAACAGCCGCGTGCCGCTGGCGTGGGTGACGTGTCCGTACGCAAAGAAGAGCAGACTTTTAAACAGCGCATGGTTCCAGATGTGCCACAACGCGCCCGCGCCCCCGAGCCAGCAAATCCACGGCTGATGCAATGTCGCGCCGAGCAATGCGAGTCCGATCCCGATGAAGATGATCCCGCTATGTTCCACCGTGCTGTACGCGAGCAATGCCTTGCAGTCCCGCTGCATCGTGGCGTAGAGCGCGCCGAACACTGCCCCGACACTGCCGAGACCGATGACGAGTCCGCCCCACCATAACGGGGGGAGTCCCAACCAACTCAGTACGCGCAGCAGACCATACATGCCGAGCGTAATCATCACGGCCGACATGAGCGCCGAGATGTGGCTCGGCGCCGCCGGATGCGCGTGCGGCAGCCAGACGTGGAGTGGAAACAACCCGGCCTTGGTCCCGAAGCCGATCAACGCGCAGAGAAAAAGGGTGCCGCGCAGTCCCGCGTTCCAATCGCCGATGCCGCGGAATTGATCGAAGTCGAGCGAGCCGACCGCCGACCCGATTGTGACGAACAAGACCAGCAGCAACGCCGTGGCCAGATGCGCGATCCCGAAATAGAGCCATCCCGCGCGCCGTGCGACGGCGGATTCGTGATCGGTCGTCACCAAGAAAAACGACGCGAGCGACATCAGTTCCCACGCGAGCAACAACAGGAATCCGTTCCGCGCCAATACGACAACGGCCATCGAGGCGATCAGCAGTGGGAACCACGCGGCGGTGGCGAGCAGCGTGGCATCGTCGCGGAGATACTCGAACGCGAACCAAGCCGTGAGCGCGGCCAGGACCCACAGCATCAGCAAGAAGAATGCACTCAATGGATCGAGCCCGAGGGCCAGATGCAATCCCGGCAGCGGTTCCCCGGCCAATGTCCATGTGGTGACGGTCGCCGTGCCGAGCAACGGCACGACGCCGATCACGCCGCAAAGCGCCGCGAGCAGCACTGCGCCGCAACTCCAACGCCGTCGCCATTCCGCGGTGGGCGCCGTCGCAGTGAGCGCCGCGCCAGTAAACAGGAGCACCAGCGCCGCGAGCTGGGCCATCATGGCGACATCCCCTCCCGCTCGGCGAAGGTGCGTTCGACCGCGCGGAAGCGTTCCATGACGGCCGCGGCCGGCGGCCGGCTGCGGAGCCAATCGATCAGTCCCGGGTGCTGCAACACGAACGCGAGCCGTGACAAGAGTTGCAAATGATCGCGGATCGTCGGCGCGAGCAAAAGGCAGAAAGTATGGATCGGGACTCCGTCTGCGGCACCGAAGTCGAGCGGATGGGCCAAAAAGCAGAGCGAAAGCGCCGGTTCGGCGATCGGGAGCACGATCGGGTTGCGCACATGCGGCACCGCGACGCCGTCGCCGATCCCGGTGGAGCAGAGCGTCTCGCGTGCCATCAGGAGTTGCGCCAGCTCGGCGGCCGAAAATCCCGGCGGCAACGGCGCCAGCAAAGCCAATGCGGACAACACCTCCGCGGTGTCGGCTCCCGAGATGTTTTCGTGCACCCCGCCGCGCTCCATCGCGCACGCCAGCGGCAGCGTCTCCGCGACATCCGGCTCGCGCTCCGACGGTTCATCTGCCAGCACCAAATCGGCCGGCACCGCATGTCCGTGCCGATGCGCCCACTCGATCACCGCGTCGCGACTGAAGCGATATTGTTCATGGACCTTCTGGGCCGGCAGGCTCCCACTACGGATCCAGCCAAGGACGGTCTTTTCCGGTACCTGAAAGAGACGGGTCAAATCCCGCACCGTAAGGTGCATATGCGCCGCGCTTTACGGCCTTCCTCCCCCCGATGCAATCAGAAATTCTCAACTTCATCCGAGTGGGGACAGGTACCTTGCGATGCAGGAAAATCAGGTATCGCAAGGTACCTGTCCCCACTCGGATGCATTTCGGTGACCGCGGTCATAGTCGCAGCTGGTGATCCCGATTACAGCGTGTCGCGTATGGAATTGGCGCTTAACGCATGGCTTATGCCACTCGCCGTCGGTCTCACGGTCGTGGCCGTGACCTGTCTCGCCGACCGCTGTGGTGCGCGGGTCGGCGGTTTCTTGGCGACCATTCCCGTGACCTCGCTCTTCGGCATCGTCTATCTGCTGTGTACCGTGAGCGACCGGCAACTTGTCTCCCCGATCATCTTAGCAGGCAATTATTCCGTGCTGGCCTCGCTCGTCGCGATCCCGGCGTACGCCGTCGCTGTGGCGTGGAGTCGCGGGCTGTCGAACGGCGTGCGGGTATGTGGCGCACAAGTCGTGTTCTTTATCCTGTACCTCGCGCTGGTGCTGGCCGCGCGCCGCTGGCTTCCACTCGGCCACTATCTCTTCGCCATCGATGCACTGCTCGGCCTCCTATTGGTGGTCGGTCTGCGTCGCCGTTCACCCCGCCCCGTCACCACGTCGCGCCGCCTCCCGTGCACACCCGCAGAATGTCTGCTCCGTTTTGCGAGCGGTGTCTTGATCATGGGACTGTTGCAAGTCGCCGCCCGCCTCGACACTGTTCTCGCTGCGGTCTTGGCCGTCTTCCCCGGGATTTTCTCGATCAGCCTCGGCATCATGGGCATCCGCCAATCCGCCGAATTCTCCGCCCAAGCTGCCACCTCCGGCAGTCTCGGCGTCATCGCGATCGCGCTCTTCATTGCCGGCTTCGCCCTCTGGATCCCCGCGCTGCAACACGGTCAACTGTTCGCCGTCCTCTCCGCCGCGCTGACCGCCTGTACCTTTTACACCCTCGGCCTTTGGGGACTGCATCGCGTGACCCGTAGCGCGCACAGGGCGCGGGTTAATTATCTGGCGTCCGGAGATGCGGAGTCAGTGGCCCCCCCCATGAGGTCGGCAAACGGTGGAAGGAGTTTCGCAAACACGCCCCACCCGCAAAGGAAGGATGGAGGTTGCCCTACAGGGGCACTGAAATAAAACGAGCCGCTAAATCCAATAGGAGGCCCTCGCATACTGCGCATTTCGTGTACGATGGAGACTCCGATCCGTCCCCCATTTTTTAGATCGACATTGATTTGACACGCCGTGGGCAAGAAACCGTCCGAGCTTTGTCTCACCTCCGGTGTGTCCGTAAAATCTATGACGTGAGGTGGAAAGTGCCACGTTCGGTGCCCCGAGTGATCTCTTCGCGCGGTCAGTTGATATATAGGTGGGTTGAGGATCTGGGCAAATGTTGGATCGAGTGTATCAAATACCGGCGCGCAGGCCGTGACCTTGGACATCTGGTCCGGCGGGCCTGTCTCCATAGCGTCAAGCAGCCACAAGGCCGACTGAATAAATCGAGTGTTGCCACAAAAAGGATCATCTACGCGGCCCAGTTGTCGGGTCAGTTCGTAGATACTGTGATCCAGAATAGAGAGCGAACGCCATTCTGGTCCCTGACAGTATTGCCAACGTGCGGATTACTACATCCGAAGCGCAACCGCGTTCGCCGCTGGTGTGGGAGAGGAAGGCGGCCAGTGTGCCGGCGTGTATCCAAGTGGGTGTGATCAACTCTTCACATCTCACGAACCACGTTCTCTTTCGATAAAGGTAGATGGCCCATGCCGCATCCCGTGCGCAGGCGGTCATGTTGCAGCGATTGACTAATATATCTGATCAGATATATTAAGATGTATGAATCCGGTTTACACATTGCGGGCCTGTGCTGGGCTGACCCAGCAGGAGTTGGCCCGAAAGGCAGGGACTTCTCAACCCACAATTGCCATGTATGAATCGGGAGAGAAATCACCGTCGATGTCTACCTTGCAGCGGTTGGCTGCATCATTGGGGCTTGAGCTTGTTGTCAATTACGTCTCAAAGTTGACCCGAGAGGATCACCGAAGTCTTGCCTATCACCACGCCATCGCAAAGGCATTGAGACAAGACCCCCGAACGGTCATTCAGCGCGCGAGACGGCTGTTGGCGCATCAGCGCAAAGACCATCCCCACGCCGCGCAACTCCTTAACCAGTGGCAAGCGTGGCTCGATCTGCCCATTGATGAACTGATTGCCAGAATGCTCGATGCTGGTGTGATGGCGCGAGACATGAGACAGGTGACGCCCTTTGCAGGTGTGTTGAATGCGCGAGAACGCATGCGCATTTTGAAAAAGTTTCGGAGGGAGAAAACCGCATGAAGCGAGATCAATTTGAGCATACGATTCGCGCGGCAAGTGCCATTTTGGGTGCCACTAAAGTCTTGGTCATCGGCAGCCAAGCAATTCATGCCTCTTATGATGGTACGATTCCGGAGGCACAACGTTCCATTGAGACCGACATTGCGGATTTTGAGGATGAAGATAGCATGAAGGCGGATTTGATTGATGGCTCTATAGGTGAGTTGTCGATGTTTCAGGAAACTTTTGGATATTATGCCCAGGGCGTCAGTGTCAAAACCGCCATCTTACCCGCAGGTTGGAAAAAGCGTCTCATCCCGTATTGTACGCCGACCATGAATGGGGTTACGGCGCTCTGTTTGGAGCCTCATGACTTATGGATTTCCAAGGCCATTGCCAACCGACCTAAGGATGTTGCCTTCTGTAAGGCATTGTCGAGACGAAAATTAGTGAAGCCGACAATATTATTTTCACGCCTCAAAAAGGTCCGGCATTTGGACCCGAAGATTCGGGCGCTGGTGGAAGAAAGAATTCAAGCGATCGTCTGTTCGTGATTTGTAAATGTCCAGATTTTCAAAATCGAACATATGAAACCCCGTATATCGTGTATCGGGCAAATATTACTGGCGCAAAATTTGTGCGCTCCCAACGGGATTACGAGCGGCTCGGCGCCGCTCGTGGCTGGGAAGGAGACGGCCCGGCCGCCAACCTGCGGTCGGCGCCGGCCGGGCCGTGGCATCAACAGCTCTGCCAGCCGAACCCTACGGGTTCTCAGTCCGTTGCTCGCTGCGCTCCCAACGGGATTCGAACCCGTGTTTGAGCCTTGAGAGGGCTCCGTCCTAGGCCTCTAGACGATGGGAGCAAGGACGCCGAAGCGTCAGCGGAGGCATGGTCCGCGGTAGCGATGTTGCGAATGCGAGCTGGCGCAGCATTCGCTTCCTCAGCCCCGAGGTGCGTGCGTGTCTCTAGCAGGCCGGTCACGGGAACGTCAACGGAGACCTCTCAATGCGGAGATGCCATGAACTTCATATTGCAGGAGTGCCGTCTGGTTCGCTATATCCGCCAACGTGTCACTGCGGAACCCATACGCCCTCGGCTGCCTCTTGCTGCTACTGCAGACTGCCCCCGTTGCCATCGCGGCGCCGCGTCCGATCTTGCGCGATCCGGTGACACCGCAACCGCAGGCTCAGACCACGTATCGTCTCCTGAGCTATTGCCAGGAACGATCCGCGCGCCAGCCGCACGACGTCAAAACGTTCCGACACTGCCAAGCCACGCAATGTGATGAAGTGCTCTTAGGCACGACCGACGATCGAGGCCGCGTGCAGCGAATCACGCGACCGTGCCGACACGCCAAATATTATGTGCAACAAATGGTCGGAGACCTTTCGGATAACTACGGACGATATTTCCGCCTGACGGATTCACTCACCGATGTCGAACTGGCAGCCTGGCCCTATCGCATTGCTGAACAGCGCGGCAAAAAGAAAATCCCCCGACACGTTGGCTGCACCGACGCCTGCGGATTCACCGCTTACGTGATGGGACCGGTCCCCCGCACATTGCATATCGACGTGTTGGATGGAGAGGCCGCAGACGAACAATGCAGCCAAAAAACAAACACCCCCGCGCCAATCAAAAAACAACAACTCCGCGCATGCCCGGTTTTTCCCGTCGTAGCACCGAATTCCGACCGCCCTGCGCATGGCGTCCCCACCCGCTAGTGGCTGGTCCCCGGTGGCGTTGTCTTCTCCATACAGGCCGGTTACGGGGACGTCACCGGAGACCTTGAGAAGTGCCGATGAGAGGATAGGTGCTGTAATAGTCCGCTCTGTCCTTTTCGGGACAAACTTGTTAGGGGCACAGCCCGATGCGCATCACGGTTATCGTCAAGCCGAACGCGCGGCAGGAGCGGGTGGAGCGGCTGCCCGACGGGAGTTATCGCGTGGCGGTGCACGCCCCGCCGACCGACGGCAAGGCGAACGAGCGCTTGCTTGCGCTCGTGGCCGCGCATTTCAACGTGCGGCCGTCGGCGGTGTCGCTAGTGCACGGAGCCACGGGGCGGCGGAAATTGATCGAGGTCTTGCTATGACAGATTTCCATTTCGGGAATCTCTTACCGGAGATGGTCCTCGACGCCGTGAGCGCGCAGGGTTGGCGCCCGACCGGGGTGCTGATGCCGCTCAACAGCTACGAGAATCGCGTCTACCAGATCGGGATCGACGACGCGGAACCGTTGGTCGTGAAATTCTATCGTCCGGAACGCTGGAGTCTCGACACAATCCGCGACGAACACCGCTTTCTCCAGACCCTGGCCGCGGCCGAGGTCCCCGTCGTGCTCCCGTTGCCGTTGCCCGTCCATCTGGGGGACTGCGCCACGATCGGGCAGTGGGACAATCTCTATTACACGGTCTATCCCAAGTTTCGCGGCAAGGAACGCGACGAACTGACCAACGACGATCGG encodes the following:
- a CDS encoding NADH dehydrogenase FAD-containing subunit; the protein is MIVLFLVLGPMALGIASLLVRGERRRAARRAILVGGAAWHTLGTLATLTAWGRQVPVSWQSFLQLDPIGQVFLLIISVLFFLVAIYSLGYFQQEQETTLDDGVSHLYTPCMLFFLAAMTLTTVTPHFGVLWVAVEATTLASAPLIYYHRHPGALEAAWKYLLICSVGIALALLGLFFVAASGRAAHVDLTVPSLIHHAAALDQRWLRIGCILVLIGFGTKMGLAPLHNWLPDAHSEAPSPVSALLSGALLNCAFLGIVRFYQVADAAGLGAFMNRLLILFGLVSLLVATAFIAGQRDYKRLLAYSSVEHMGILALAVGVGAGAAGLLHAINHSLTKGLLFLVAGQILTLYRTKVIGDVTGLLRTAPRVGTLFAIGGLAIVGAPPFAPFVSEFLILQRGVAHGHYAVMAIYLLCLGIIFVVMSRALFGMLFGAANAEIAQTPALPRRMMIAPALLALGVAGLGLYLPAGLQTLVARAATFIGGGS
- a CDS encoding hydrogenase; its protein translation is MNWILIGIILTAFFLLGSARLAGAIRLAAVQGALLAAIPWLEGEMSNWHRIPLAIVIFVIKAIAIPVLLHRSIREAAVRQEAEPGVSLHVSLLTGGLILVIAFSSARVLPLPATILSPLTIPVAFATFLIGFLILITRTQAVSQIIGFLVLENGIFLFGSTLLTDFPLTVELGVLLDLLVGVFVMGIMIYHIHRTFDHINTKALSTLKDTE
- a CDS encoding NADH-quinone oxidoreductase subunit H, yielding MLLGLHFLLPLLVAPGLFGLIAKTKALVAGRRGPPLLQVYRDLNKLLRKGTVYSHTASWVLPLAPVVNVALLILCIALLPGIGAAPLHFSGDLLLFLYALGLARCATLLAAFDVGSSFEGMGASREATFGALSELAAILGFITLAILTHATSLDTILSRIPVTAGLQPILVLLALIFFLILLTENSRLPIDDPTTHLELTMIHEVMVLDYGGVDLALIELGRGLKLFLFLSVVAGLWWPQPTYAPLLAAGWLLVKMGAMAIGVGLIESGMARWRLVKIPQLLMANFVMAVFALLVTLLTL
- a CDS encoding PTS sugar transporter subunit IIA, which translates into the protein MHLTVRDLTRLFQVPEKTVLGWIRSGSLPAQKVHEQYRFSRDAVIEWAHRHGHAVPADLVLADEPSEREPDVAETLPLACAMERGGVHENISGADTAEVLSALALLAPLPPGFSAAELAQLLMARETLCSTGIGDGVAVPHVRNPIVLPIAEPALSLCFLAHPLDFGAADGVPIHTFCLLLAPTIRDHLQLLSRLAFVLQHPGLIDWLRSRPPAAAVMERFRAVERTFAEREGMSP
- a CDS encoding helix-turn-helix transcriptional regulator; this translates as MNPVYTLRACAGLTQQELARKAGTSQPTIAMYESGEKSPSMSTLQRLAASLGLELVVNYVSKLTREDHRSLAYHHAIAKALRQDPRTVIQRARRLLAHQRKDHPHAAQLLNQWQAWLDLPIDELIARMLDAGVMARDMRQVTPFAGVLNARERMRILKKFRREKTA
- a CDS encoding DUF167 domain-containing protein, with amino-acid sequence MRITVIVKPNARQERVERLPDGSYRVAVHAPPTDGKANERLLALVAAHFNVRPSAVSLVHGATGRRKLIEVLL